From Roseibium alexandrii DFL-11, the proteins below share one genomic window:
- a CDS encoding transglutaminase family protein, which produces MAIHASLYHLTHYAYDRPVTLAPQIVRLRPAPHSRTRVISHSLKVSPGGHFVNHQQDPYGNWLARFVFPEPVREFKIEVDLVADMTVYNPFDFFVEDRAEHWPFEYDADLKDDLVIYRTPEAEGPKLAKFIGSIGLDETRTVDFLVGLNHRVSEEIDYTIRLESGVQTPEETLTKGSGSCRDSSWLLVQVLRHLGYAARFVSGYLIQLKPDLKALDGPAGTDHDFTDLHAWVEVYIPGAGWIGLDPTSGLLTGESHIPLAATPHYKNAAPISGTATFAETDFNFDMSVARVSEHPRITKPFSDDAWNRLLQTGHQVDAALEAGDVRLTMGGEPTFVSIDDFESEEWNTAAVGPAKRGLADQLIRRLRERFAPGGVLHYGQGKWYPGETLPRWTFSLFWRADGTQIWKNPDLIALEDSTPVKDPSNAGALLEAIAEHLDLPKEHVQPVFEDPAEWIVKEANLPENLSPQNPKLKDAEERARFARVFGRGLETAVGYVLPVQSWQSKSTGPKWRSERWRSRRGHLFLVPGDSPAGFRLPLGSLPYIRPVDYPYTYTADPSLQTGALPDYQDEFKQKRQRAIQDEIDRLAAEEKEKAELLPETSAEHSQRVQTQRETADVQTVVPQGGVDPSDGSVRTALAIELREGRLCIFMPPVERLEEYLELLAAAELSAEQLGLKIHIEGYGPPDDPRLNVVRVAPDPGVLEVNIHPAASWDDCVATTEAIYEEARQCRLGADKFMIDGRHTGTGGGNHVVVGGATLEDSPFLRRPDLLKSLILLWQRHPSLSYLFSGLFIGPTSQAPRIDEARHDTLYELEIALSQIAGPGTGHYTPPWLVDRLLRNMMTDVTGNTHRAEICIDKLYSPDGPTGRLGLVEFRGFEMPPHPRMNLAQQLLLRAIIARCWATPVTGQPVRWGTVLHDRYMLPHFVWQDFLSVLADLKDHGFELDPVWYEAQAEFRFPFCGAVDVEDVHLEIRQALEPWHVLGETGAIGGTVRYTDSSVERLQVQMSTAFKDRYAIMCNQRPIPMTETGTAGTNVGGVRFKAWQPAEALHPVLPVNAPLTFDVYDRWSSRPVGGCVYHVAHPGGRNYDTFPVNGNEAEARRLTRFEGFGHSSGQYTPVWEAPHPEFPMTLDLRRQGGLI; this is translated from the coding sequence ATGGCCATTCATGCAAGTCTTTATCATCTGACACACTATGCCTACGACCGGCCGGTAACACTTGCGCCGCAGATTGTCAGGCTAAGACCGGCCCCTCACAGCCGAACGCGGGTGATTTCGCACAGCCTGAAGGTTTCTCCGGGCGGCCATTTCGTCAATCACCAGCAAGACCCATACGGCAACTGGCTCGCCCGTTTCGTGTTCCCGGAACCGGTTCGGGAGTTCAAGATCGAAGTCGATCTTGTTGCGGACATGACGGTCTACAATCCGTTCGACTTTTTCGTTGAAGATCGCGCCGAGCATTGGCCATTCGAGTACGATGCGGACCTGAAAGACGATTTGGTCATCTACAGGACGCCGGAGGCGGAAGGGCCAAAACTGGCAAAATTCATCGGGTCGATCGGTCTGGACGAAACCCGCACGGTCGATTTTCTTGTTGGCCTCAATCACAGGGTCTCGGAGGAAATCGACTATACAATCCGTCTCGAATCGGGCGTTCAGACGCCTGAGGAGACCCTCACCAAAGGGTCCGGATCGTGCCGGGATTCAAGCTGGCTGCTTGTTCAGGTTCTCAGGCATCTGGGATATGCCGCACGGTTTGTTTCAGGATATCTGATCCAGTTGAAACCGGATCTGAAGGCACTGGACGGCCCCGCCGGCACGGATCATGATTTCACAGATCTTCATGCCTGGGTGGAGGTGTATATTCCCGGCGCAGGATGGATCGGTCTTGATCCGACATCGGGCCTTCTAACCGGTGAAAGCCATATTCCGCTGGCAGCAACACCCCATTACAAGAACGCCGCGCCGATTTCGGGGACGGCCACCTTTGCTGAAACCGATTTCAATTTCGACATGAGTGTTGCCCGTGTGTCCGAGCATCCGCGGATCACAAAGCCCTTCTCCGACGACGCCTGGAACCGGCTTCTTCAAACCGGCCATCAAGTCGATGCGGCACTGGAAGCTGGAGACGTACGCCTGACTATGGGCGGGGAGCCGACTTTCGTCTCCATTGATGACTTTGAAAGCGAGGAGTGGAACACAGCCGCGGTCGGGCCGGCAAAACGGGGTTTGGCCGACCAATTGATCCGCCGCCTGCGCGAACGGTTCGCTCCCGGTGGGGTCCTGCACTACGGGCAAGGGAAATGGTATCCCGGTGAAACCTTGCCCCGATGGACATTTTCGCTTTTTTGGCGAGCCGATGGCACACAGATCTGGAAAAACCCGGACCTGATCGCGCTTGAGGACAGCACTCCTGTCAAGGACCCATCTAATGCAGGGGCGCTTCTGGAAGCGATTGCCGAACATCTCGACCTGCCGAAGGAACATGTCCAACCAGTCTTTGAAGATCCAGCCGAATGGATCGTGAAGGAAGCAAACCTTCCGGAGAACCTCTCTCCACAGAATCCAAAACTTAAAGATGCCGAGGAGCGGGCCCGGTTTGCACGTGTATTTGGTCGTGGCCTTGAAACCGCGGTCGGATATGTGCTGCCGGTCCAGAGCTGGCAGAGCAAAAGCACCGGCCCAAAATGGCGGTCTGAACGCTGGCGGTCGCGCCGGGGTCACCTGTTCCTCGTTCCAGGTGACAGCCCTGCCGGTTTCCGGTTGCCGCTTGGATCCCTGCCATACATCCGGCCTGTCGATTACCCCTACACGTATACGGCGGACCCTTCCCTGCAAACGGGCGCCCTGCCGGACTATCAGGACGAGTTCAAGCAGAAACGCCAGCGTGCCATTCAGGATGAAATTGACCGGCTCGCCGCAGAGGAAAAAGAAAAAGCTGAGCTTTTGCCGGAGACGAGTGCAGAGCACTCTCAACGGGTACAGACCCAACGGGAAACCGCTGATGTTCAAACTGTTGTCCCACAAGGAGGGGTCGATCCGTCAGATGGATCCGTCCGGACCGCGCTTGCGATCGAACTGCGCGAGGGCCGGCTGTGTATCTTCATGCCGCCCGTCGAACGCCTGGAGGAGTATCTTGAACTTCTCGCTGCCGCAGAGCTGAGTGCAGAACAGCTCGGCCTCAAGATTCATATTGAAGGATATGGACCACCGGATGACCCAAGGCTCAATGTCGTCCGGGTCGCTCCGGACCCGGGCGTTCTGGAGGTCAACATTCATCCAGCTGCAAGCTGGGACGATTGCGTCGCGACGACGGAAGCGATCTACGAAGAGGCCCGGCAATGCCGCCTCGGAGCGGACAAATTCATGATCGACGGCCGGCATACGGGTACCGGCGGCGGAAACCATGTTGTCGTTGGTGGTGCGACGCTGGAAGACAGTCCGTTCTTGCGCCGGCCGGACCTTCTAAAATCCCTGATTTTGCTTTGGCAGCGGCACCCTTCATTGTCGTATCTGTTTTCCGGGCTGTTTATCGGCCCGACCAGCCAGGCTCCACGGATCGACGAAGCCCGCCACGATACCCTTTACGAGCTGGAAATCGCGTTGTCCCAGATTGCCGGACCGGGCACAGGACATTACACGCCGCCCTGGCTTGTTGACCGCCTGCTCCGGAACATGATGACGGATGTAACCGGCAACACCCACCGGGCCGAAATCTGCATCGACAAGCTCTATTCCCCGGATGGCCCGACCGGCCGTTTGGGACTGGTGGAGTTCCGCGGTTTTGAAATGCCGCCGCACCCGCGCATGAACCTTGCCCAGCAGCTGCTCCTGCGCGCCATCATTGCCCGTTGCTGGGCAACACCGGTGACGGGCCAGCCGGTACGATGGGGCACGGTTCTTCATGATCGATACATGCTCCCGCATTTTGTCTGGCAGGATTTCCTCTCCGTTCTTGCGGATTTGAAAGACCATGGTTTCGAACTCGATCCGGTCTGGTATGAAGCCCAAGCCGAGTTCCGGTTCCCGTTCTGTGGTGCGGTCGATGTCGAAGACGTTCATCTGGAGATCCGGCAGGCCCTGGAACCGTGGCATGTCCTTGGCGAGACCGGAGCAATTGGCGGAACGGTCCGGTACACCGACAGCTCGGTGGAGCGCCTTCAAGTGCAGATGTCGACCGCCTTCAAGGACCGGTATGCCATCATGTGCAACCAGCGCCCCATACCGATGACCGAAACCGGTACGGCGGGGACCAATGTTGGCGGTGTCCGTTTCAAAGCCTGGCAACCGGCAGAGGCGCTGCACCCGGTTCTACCGGTCAACGCCCCCTTGACCTTTGACGTCTATGATCGCTGGTCTTCGCGGCCGGTCGGCGGATGCGTTTACCACGTCGCACATCCGGGCGGCCGGAACTACGACACATTTCCCGTCAATGGCAACGAAGCGGAAGCCCGCCGGCTGACCCGGTTCGAAGGGTTTGGCCATTCATCCGGACAGTACACTCCTGTATGGGAAGCGCCGCATCCGGAGTTTCCGATGACCCTGGATCTGCGGCGGCAGGGCGGGTTGATATGA
- a CDS encoding circularly permuted type 2 ATP-grasp protein: MTTPAKEPLSATYPLLRDYALQSGVADELLDPNGVMRPVWGPFIEQLSQLSQPEITACFARGDQYLRDAGVFFRQYSTDPHQERDWPLSHIPVIMHEGEWAEICEGLTQRAELLERVVADLYGDATLVRDGHLPAELVAQNPEWHRPLVGLTPASGHHLHFLAFEIGRSPDGSWLVLGDRTQAPSGAGFALENRMATVRVFPEPFPQSKVQRLAGFFRAFRDAMDDLPSTEGGRTAILTPGPGNDTYFEHTYIARYLGLTLLEGADLLVQDGTVQMRTVSGPKPVSVLWRRLDASYADPLELDETSHLGTPGLVDAVRQSNVNLVNSLGSGILETRALMAFLPQIADVVLGEHLKTPNLATWWCGQAAERDYVKANAEDLFIGEAFSRALPFDIGRTDGPKQDPALQTPEALSNWIDTGAGQLVGQEAVTLSTTPVWDSDRLVPRPMSIRVFAARTAEGWVFLPGGYARIGRGGDATALSMQQGGSVADVWVMRDSSVRQETLFDAKNFRRQGPSVLPSRAADNLFWLGRYIERAEGVIRLLRGYHLRLAEAGYDQDPRLVQIAEQLRLLSLDPDEAVITALNPPLSAARVSAGKVRDRFSIDGWAALADLTNSLRDLTPDLARGDDTARALGILLRKITGFKGLVHENMHRTSGWRFLTLGRAIERADGAAGVLMAFAGNDAGPGFPDVALEYADSVITHQRRYRIDPTNETVTDLLALDASNPRAILFQVTAMRRIAEDLPNARISGRVSPVLRALLPLEAQLSVASPSEMNARRLERVRIRLSEVSDRLTTNYLI; the protein is encoded by the coding sequence ATGACCACGCCCGCAAAAGAGCCCCTTTCGGCAACTTATCCCTTGTTGCGGGATTATGCCCTCCAGTCTGGTGTCGCTGACGAGCTGCTTGACCCCAATGGCGTGATGCGCCCGGTTTGGGGGCCATTCATTGAGCAGCTTTCGCAACTGTCGCAGCCGGAGATCACGGCCTGTTTCGCCCGCGGAGATCAATACCTGCGGGATGCCGGAGTGTTTTTCCGCCAATACAGCACCGACCCTCACCAGGAACGCGACTGGCCTCTGAGCCATATTCCGGTGATCATGCACGAAGGAGAATGGGCAGAGATCTGTGAAGGGCTGACGCAACGCGCTGAGCTCTTGGAGCGGGTGGTGGCCGATCTTTATGGCGACGCAACCCTGGTCCGCGATGGTCATTTGCCCGCAGAACTTGTCGCACAAAACCCGGAATGGCACCGGCCGCTTGTCGGATTAACACCGGCCTCAGGCCACCATCTCCATTTTCTGGCGTTTGAAATCGGCCGCAGCCCGGACGGGTCCTGGCTGGTGCTGGGTGACAGAACACAAGCCCCATCGGGCGCTGGCTTTGCGCTGGAAAACCGGATGGCGACTGTACGGGTGTTTCCCGAACCGTTTCCTCAATCCAAGGTGCAGCGGTTGGCAGGTTTTTTCCGGGCCTTCCGTGATGCCATGGATGACTTGCCTTCGACTGAGGGTGGACGCACTGCGATCCTGACGCCGGGCCCCGGCAACGACACTTATTTCGAGCACACTTACATTGCCCGGTATCTCGGGCTAACACTTTTGGAAGGCGCAGATCTTCTTGTGCAGGACGGCACAGTTCAAATGCGGACAGTGTCCGGCCCCAAACCGGTCAGTGTTCTGTGGCGCCGGCTGGATGCGTCCTACGCGGATCCGCTGGAACTCGATGAGACATCGCACCTTGGCACTCCGGGGCTTGTGGATGCGGTTCGCCAGTCGAATGTGAACCTGGTCAACAGCCTCGGCTCCGGGATCCTTGAAACCAGAGCCTTGATGGCATTCCTGCCGCAGATCGCCGATGTGGTTCTGGGTGAACATCTCAAAACCCCAAATCTGGCAACGTGGTGGTGCGGGCAGGCCGCCGAGCGCGACTATGTGAAAGCCAACGCAGAGGACTTGTTCATTGGGGAAGCTTTCAGCAGGGCCCTACCCTTCGATATCGGCCGGACGGACGGTCCAAAACAAGATCCGGCACTGCAAACACCCGAGGCCCTCTCAAACTGGATAGACACCGGCGCCGGTCAGCTTGTCGGCCAAGAGGCGGTAACCCTATCGACCACACCGGTCTGGGATAGCGACCGGCTTGTCCCCCGCCCCATGAGCATCCGCGTCTTTGCTGCCCGCACGGCCGAAGGGTGGGTTTTCCTACCCGGAGGCTATGCCCGGATCGGCCGCGGCGGCGATGCTACAGCCCTATCCATGCAACAAGGCGGGTCTGTCGCAGACGTCTGGGTCATGAGAGACAGCTCTGTCCGGCAGGAAACGCTTTTCGATGCCAAAAACTTCCGGCGTCAAGGGCCAAGCGTCTTGCCCAGCCGGGCGGCGGACAATCTCTTTTGGCTCGGGCGCTACATAGAAAGAGCCGAAGGCGTGATCCGGCTGTTGCGGGGCTATCATCTGCGGCTTGCTGAGGCAGGATATGACCAAGACCCGCGGCTTGTCCAAATCGCAGAACAGCTCCGGCTGCTATCGCTCGATCCAGATGAGGCCGTTATCACCGCTCTAAACCCACCCTTGAGCGCAGCCCGCGTATCTGCGGGCAAAGTCCGCGACCGGTTTTCCATAGATGGTTGGGCAGCACTCGCCGATCTCACCAACAGCTTGAGAGATCTGACCCCGGACCTTGCGCGTGGAGACGACACGGCAAGAGCGCTTGGCATTCTTTTGAGAAAAATCACCGGCTTCAAAGGCCTCGTGCACGAAAACATGCACCGGACCTCCGGTTGGCGGTTCCTGACCCTCGGCCGGGCCATCGAACGCGCAGATGGGGCGGCCGGCGTGTTAATGGCATTTGCCGGAAATGACGCCGGACCCGGTTTTCCGGATGTCGCGCTTGAGTATGCTGACAGCGTAATTACCCATCAGCGCCGGTATCGTATTGACCCAACAAACGAAACCGTTACCGATCTCCTTGCTCTCGATGCCAGCAACCCCCGCGCAATTCTCTTTCAGGTCACAGCCATGCGGCGCATAGCAGAAGACCTGCCGAATGCACGGATTAGTGGTCGCGTATCGCCCGTCCTCAGGGCCCTGCTGCCACTTGAAGCCCAGCTGTCTGTCGCCTCACCGTCAGAAATGAACGCGCGGCGGCTTGAGCGCGTTCGCATACGTCTGTCGGAAGTCTCGGACCGTTTGACAACCAATTATCTGATCTAG
- a CDS encoding transglutaminase family protein, giving the protein MRYEIRLTVGYDYGAPSEHARTLVRLLPSDVAGKQIVPSRLLTVGPKPQERHDTRDFFGNVMTVLVFHEPIDKIEVSLKATVERLQPAASLDFSPDLQKLEQEVLANRNLTAVAPAHYTGISPRVPADPAITEFAKSQAGKGLSTMSIVESIGKALHEQMRFDPEATEVSTPPAEAYSKRHGVCQDFSHIMISGLRSLGIPAGYVSGFLRTLPPKGQPRLEGADAMHAWVCAWCGIETGWIEYDPTNACIAGSDHIVVAYGRDYSDVAPVKGVLRSSGDQSSFHSVDVRPL; this is encoded by the coding sequence ATGCGCTATGAAATTCGCCTGACTGTCGGATATGATTATGGTGCGCCATCTGAACACGCCCGAACACTTGTCCGGCTGCTGCCCTCCGACGTCGCAGGCAAACAAATCGTCCCCTCTCGATTACTCACTGTCGGGCCCAAACCACAGGAGCGTCACGATACCCGGGACTTCTTTGGCAATGTCATGACTGTCCTGGTGTTTCATGAGCCAATCGACAAGATCGAAGTGTCTCTCAAGGCGACTGTTGAACGGCTTCAACCTGCTGCCAGTCTCGATTTTTCACCCGATCTCCAAAAGCTTGAACAGGAGGTTTTGGCGAACCGAAACCTGACCGCTGTCGCCCCGGCGCACTACACGGGCATCTCGCCAAGGGTTCCGGCCGATCCGGCCATAACGGAATTTGCCAAATCTCAAGCGGGTAAGGGGCTTTCCACCATGAGCATAGTGGAAAGTATTGGCAAAGCGTTACACGAACAAATGCGCTTCGATCCGGAGGCAACCGAAGTGTCGACCCCACCAGCGGAGGCGTATTCAAAACGTCATGGTGTGTGCCAGGACTTTTCCCATATCATGATTTCAGGCTTGCGATCACTCGGTATCCCTGCCGGATATGTGTCCGGATTCTTGAGAACATTGCCCCCAAAAGGTCAGCCGCGCCTCGAGGGCGCTGATGCCATGCATGCCTGGGTTTGTGCATGGTGCGGCATTGAGACCGGGTGGATTGAATACGACCCGACGAACGCCTGCATTGCCGGCTCGGACCACATCGTAGTCGCCTACGGCCGCGACTATTCGGATGTCGCACCCGTCAAGGGCGTTTTGCGGTCATCCGGCGACCAAAGCAGCTTTCACTCAGTTGATGTCCGACCCCTTTGA
- a CDS encoding thiolase family protein yields MMGRAVIAAARRTPVAPRGGGLKDLQADELAAPVFSKLLDDAGVPGGMVDHVFLGNALYAGGNPARMAALRAGLPPAVPAMTIDTQCCSGLDAIIQGARLIEAGAARCVIAGGAESYSRAPVRMHRPKAADKEPVAYTRPAFAPPPFDDPDLSEAAARLAARFEIGREDQAAFAVHSHEKALAVKNSKKLVVCPRTDLADDSFTRTLSIRAAMRAPVLFGDPETGLSAATIACAADGAAGVLIMSEGMARERGLSGLRILNSASLGGDPANPALVPIEMARQLLPQTTYTVADMNAVELHEAYAVQALAAVNALGIPSDILNPFGGGLARGHPIGASGAVLMVQLHEHWYTQRTQGYSENYKAMALIAAAGGLAAGVLVEAFEA; encoded by the coding sequence ATGATGGGCCGCGCCGTCATCGCAGCAGCCCGGCGGACGCCGGTCGCACCACGCGGCGGTGGACTGAAAGATCTCCAGGCCGACGAATTGGCGGCACCGGTCTTCTCCAAACTTCTGGACGATGCGGGTGTTCCGGGCGGCATGGTCGACCATGTGTTTTTGGGAAACGCTCTTTATGCAGGCGGGAACCCGGCGCGGATGGCGGCGCTGAGGGCCGGTCTTCCGCCAGCCGTTCCGGCAATGACAATAGATACCCAATGTTGCTCAGGTCTGGATGCCATCATTCAGGGCGCGCGGCTGATTGAGGCCGGCGCGGCGCGTTGCGTCATTGCCGGGGGAGCAGAAAGCTATAGCCGGGCACCGGTTCGCATGCATCGGCCAAAGGCGGCCGACAAGGAGCCCGTCGCCTATACCAGACCGGCTTTCGCGCCGCCGCCATTCGACGACCCGGATCTCAGCGAAGCCGCTGCCCGTCTTGCTGCGCGTTTTGAGATCGGCCGCGAGGATCAGGCGGCTTTTGCAGTTCACTCGCACGAAAAAGCTCTCGCAGTAAAGAACTCCAAGAAGCTTGTCGTTTGCCCTCGGACCGATCTGGCAGACGACAGTTTTACACGAACGCTGTCCATCCGGGCAGCGATGAGGGCACCGGTTCTTTTCGGCGATCCCGAAACCGGTTTGTCGGCGGCGACGATTGCATGCGCGGCGGACGGTGCTGCCGGCGTTCTGATAATGTCGGAGGGTATGGCGCGTGAACGCGGACTATCAGGATTGAGGATCCTAAACTCCGCCAGCCTGGGCGGTGATCCGGCAAATCCAGCTTTGGTCCCCATCGAAATGGCTAGGCAGCTGTTGCCCCAAACCACCTATACCGTCGCTGATATGAACGCTGTCGAACTTCATGAGGCTTATGCGGTTCAGGCACTGGCAGCTGTGAACGCTCTCGGCATTCCTTCCGATATCCTCAATCCGTTTGGGGGCGGATTGGCTCGGGGGCACCCAATCGGGGCATCGGGTGCCGTGTTAATGGTACAGCTTCATGAACATTGGTATACGCAGCGGACGCAGGGGTATTCTGAAAATTACAAGGCTATGGCCTTGATTGCGGCAGCCGGTGGTTTGGCCGCAGGAGTTCTAGTTGAGGCCTTTGAAGCCTGA
- a CDS encoding AMP-binding protein — MGHIGEHLEKKARASMAGPALKTGGRGLSWEEFLSSVQEREQLLRDNSPEGAQIALLLADPTDILVSFFACARSGRTALVMDPSWPRHQIETVLKAVQPAFCLDDESLARSVATQDDERSSRPVDPPLETAEFYAGFTSGSTGMPKGFVRSHRSWLESFRLSEPDFEDIEPARIIILGGLSHSLHLYGAVHGLHRGTPVTVLSRFEPRAVLEVLQTEAGIAALYATPTQLQLIAEAARRSGSPKAMRLVFSSGAKWPDGAKSAFAEVFPKARLVEFYGASETSFISFARSGDGTTAGSVGRPPTGVSVAIGNPDQQLPSGTPGPIWVKSPLLFNRYICGEAPETVWQGDWVTFGDHGYVDDAGYLFVTGRQNRMVITSGLNVYPEEIETVLMSHPAVKAAAVFGVTDALRGERLEAVVELHLELEDPAQTLADHCRRFAGRAKCPKRFHMKNKFPLTAGGKPDLQALKREFGVSAAPASVLEGKNS, encoded by the coding sequence ATGGGCCACATCGGCGAACACCTGGAAAAAAAGGCGCGGGCCAGCATGGCTGGGCCCGCGTTGAAAACTGGCGGGCGCGGCCTCTCATGGGAAGAGTTCCTGTCATCTGTTCAGGAAAGAGAGCAGCTGCTTCGGGACAACTCTCCCGAAGGCGCACAGATCGCGCTCTTGTTGGCCGACCCCACTGACATCCTCGTCAGCTTCTTTGCTTGCGCACGCTCAGGCCGCACTGCCCTCGTCATGGACCCTTCCTGGCCGCGGCATCAGATAGAAACTGTGCTCAAGGCTGTGCAGCCCGCATTCTGTTTGGATGATGAGAGTCTCGCTCGGTCCGTGGCGACCCAAGACGATGAGCGCAGTTCGCGCCCGGTTGACCCACCTTTGGAAACCGCAGAGTTTTATGCCGGGTTCACATCCGGCTCGACTGGCATGCCAAAAGGCTTTGTCCGGTCGCACCGGTCCTGGCTGGAAAGTTTTCGATTAAGTGAACCGGATTTTGAAGACATCGAGCCAGCCCGTATCATTATCCTCGGGGGATTGAGCCATTCGCTGCACCTATATGGGGCAGTTCATGGTCTTCATCGCGGGACGCCTGTCACCGTCTTATCCCGGTTTGAGCCGCGCGCGGTATTGGAAGTTCTTCAAACCGAGGCGGGAATTGCCGCGCTCTATGCAACCCCGACCCAATTGCAATTGATCGCGGAGGCGGCCCGGCGCAGCGGTTCTCCCAAGGCCATGCGCCTCGTCTTCTCCAGTGGCGCCAAATGGCCGGATGGGGCGAAATCCGCCTTCGCCGAAGTCTTCCCGAAGGCCCGGCTTGTGGAGTTCTATGGCGCGTCGGAGACAAGTTTCATCAGTTTTGCCCGATCGGGCGACGGGACCACGGCCGGGTCCGTTGGCCGCCCGCCTACAGGCGTTTCAGTTGCCATCGGCAATCCGGATCAACAGTTGCCCTCCGGTACGCCGGGTCCGATCTGGGTGAAAAGCCCGCTCCTCTTCAATCGGTATATATGTGGCGAGGCACCGGAAACGGTCTGGCAGGGGGACTGGGTGACCTTTGGGGATCATGGATATGTCGATGATGCAGGATACCTGTTCGTGACTGGCCGCCAGAACCGGATGGTGATCACGTCGGGCTTGAATGTTTATCCGGAAGAAATCGAAACGGTTCTCATGAGCCATCCTGCGGTCAAGGCCGCCGCGGTTTTTGGGGTGACAGACGCTCTGCGCGGTGAGCGCCTGGAAGCTGTGGTCGAGCTCCACCTTGAGCTTGAGGATCCGGCACAGACCCTTGCGGACCACTGCCGGAGATTTGCCGGGCGGGCGAAATGCCCAAAACGGTTTCACATGAAAAACAAGTTCCCTTTGACGGCTGGCGGCAAACCGGACCTGCAGGCGTTGAAACGGGAGTTCGGCGTGAGCGCAGCCCCTGCGTCGGTGTTGGAAGGTAAGAATTCATGA
- a CDS encoding biotin transporter BioY, translating into MTDRSLVHVAFYAALIAVLGLLPPVAIPALGGVPITAQTLGVMLAGIMLGPIRGGLAVLLFLFLVALGAPFLSGGRGGLGVFAGPSVGFLIGWPVGAFVAGLIMRVTTNANVLISAAVAGAVGGILVVYAFGIPGISFMTGLSLPKAAIGSAVYIPGDLVKVAIAAIIAQTIARGLPGAVLSRS; encoded by the coding sequence ATGACAGATCGTTCACTTGTGCACGTTGCTTTTTATGCGGCCCTCATAGCCGTCCTCGGTTTGCTGCCGCCGGTCGCAATTCCGGCGCTGGGCGGGGTGCCGATTACAGCGCAGACGCTTGGTGTGATGCTGGCGGGCATCATGCTCGGACCGATCCGCGGCGGCCTCGCGGTGCTTTTGTTCTTGTTCCTGGTTGCGCTTGGCGCACCGTTCCTCTCTGGGGGCCGTGGCGGCCTCGGCGTGTTCGCCGGTCCATCTGTCGGCTTTCTGATTGGCTGGCCGGTTGGCGCTTTCGTGGCTGGTTTGATCATGCGCGTGACAACCAACGCAAATGTTTTGATTTCGGCGGCCGTTGCCGGCGCCGTTGGCGGAATTCTTGTCGTCTACGCCTTCGGGATTCCTGGCATTTCCTTTATGACAGGCCTTTCCCTGCCGAAAGCGGCCATCGGTAGCGCGGTTTACATTCCAGGTGACCTCGTCAAGGTCGCAATCGCAGCAATCATTGCTCAGACGATTGCGCGGGGCCTGCCGGGCGCTGTTCTGTCCCGGTCCTGA
- a CDS encoding energy-coupling factor transporter transmembrane component T family protein translates to MMSVYLSGDSWAHRLPAGIKLVAVAIGSLLLFKTEMLWIFLVCLALVLAAYGSLGRGAIQRLRLLKGLSIFLAAILALHWLSGTVMDGVIAILRLCVMVLAASFVSMTTRMDDMLTAVMPMFRPLEWAGFSARKPALGVTLVLRFAPHLMEIFAVLREAYQARTGKRSSWRLIAPFALQALKMSDNVAEALAARGGSQGLTQK, encoded by the coding sequence ATGATGTCGGTTTACCTCTCAGGCGACAGCTGGGCGCATCGCCTTCCGGCCGGGATCAAGCTGGTCGCGGTTGCGATCGGCAGCCTTTTGCTTTTCAAGACGGAAATGCTCTGGATCTTTCTTGTCTGCTTGGCCCTGGTGCTCGCAGCCTATGGTTCTCTCGGCCGCGGAGCCATTCAGCGCCTGCGGCTCCTCAAAGGACTGTCTATTTTTCTGGCAGCAATCCTGGCATTGCATTGGCTATCGGGAACCGTCATGGACGGTGTCATCGCGATCTTGCGCCTTTGTGTAATGGTCCTTGCCGCCAGCTTTGTCTCGATGACAACGCGAATGGATGATATGCTGACGGCCGTGATGCCGATGTTCCGACCGTTGGAATGGGCCGGGTTTTCAGCGCGTAAGCCCGCGCTGGGTGTCACATTGGTGTTGCGGTTTGCACCGCATTTGATGGAGATCTTTGCCGTCCTTCGGGAGGCATACCAGGCGCGCACGGGTAAAAGGTCGTCTTGGAGGTTGATTGCGCCCTTTGCGCTCCAGGCGCTTAAAATGTCGGACAATGTTGCCGAAGCTCTGGCGGCGCGCGGCGGTTCGCAAGGATTGACCCAGAAATAA